ATATTTCTCTAATTTTGTGTAAAGTAAAACCATTGTTACTGTAGCTAGCAATCCCCCTGTGATAGCACAAAAAAATGAAAAAAAATTGCCGGTTATCAGCAGGGCCAAAAAGACTCGCAGTATTGTTACCATAAAAGCTTCCCTAGTCCCCATCATAACAAGTGCGGATAAGGCGAATACATTGGCTGTGCCAAGCTTCACTCCCGGCATTGGAAAAGGCAAAAGCCCCTCTATAAGATTAAAGACCAATGCAAGAGAGACGAAAAGAGATGATAAAATTATTTTTCTCAACGTCATCAGAATGTCACCGCATCCACTTCTGCTTCCCCTTTTAGCCTTATCGAAAGATGATTCGGAAGACATATGGAGGAGTCTCCTTTATATTTTAGCCAACCACGTTTTATACAATCCTTATCGGGACAATCAGCACTTATAACTGCGACTCTTCCCTCTTCTATAAGTATGATATTTTTACCGTTTTTATATTCAATAAGAATTTCTTCAGTCAAATTTTTGTTTAGCTCTATTTCTTTAATTAAAACTCCGTCACTACGAACTTCCACACTCAAACCATTCTGAGGCCTACAATATCTTAATGTATACACAAGAATAGTCAGTGATAAAAGCAACAAGAATATGGCAGATAGCACCTTGTCACCGCGTTTCATCTTTTTCTCCGATGACATCAACCCTTATAGCTGGATCTTTTATAGTAAAAGATTTTTTTAATCTTTCTGTAATAATGGCTCTCTCGCAATTTTTGACAACCAATACTGCCTGAATATTTTTATGTAAATTAAGAAATTCTATGCTTTTTTTCTCGCCCATTATAAAGAAA
This portion of the Synergistaceae bacterium genome encodes:
- a CDS encoding NusG domain II-containing protein, which translates into the protein MKRGDKVLSAIFLLLLSLTILVYTLRYCRPQNGLSVEVRSDGVLIKEIELNKNLTEEILIEYKNGKNIILIEEGRVAVISADCPDKDCIKRGWLKYKGDSSICLPNHLSIRLKGEAEVDAVTF
- a CDS encoding Gx transporter family protein, whose translation is MSSESSFDKAKRGSRSGCGDILMTLRKIILSSLFVSLALVFNLIEGLLPFPMPGVKLGTANVFALSALVMMGTREAFMVTILRVFLALLITGNFFSFFCAITGGLLATVTMVLLYTKLEKYFSLSWISVAGAWAFNLGQTLVASFVVGDFRLMYYLLPLLVIGTISGWIVGKLAETLCIRLEHLK